One Poecile atricapillus isolate bPoeAtr1 chromosome 32, bPoeAtr1.hap1, whole genome shotgun sequence DNA window includes the following coding sequences:
- the LOC131590142 gene encoding uncharacterized protein LOC131590142, translating to MTLNAGPLVRRGDPRRSRPRSSSPSPARAGAAPGARGAERSAPLRPLRCGRCGDSRRQIGAMEELPLPAGINASTFPAKLWGLVNSPRVRSVRWDSQAQGLLIDRFLFERELLSPGGAHGGGGQGAGAAPDCFKATHFGSFVRQLNLYGFQKVPSWLGSAVPGDAGALLHFMNPNFRRDRPELLLHIKRRTRANRQRLAAGLEVRSRQPSRLQRPSTDRSLPAFPTGQPPRAAPLRQKCDAASPEDSELPPGPCRRSAGAQESEASPAAAKKVCATSGLVGAAPVEPSRELIQRFNLRKLTVPLVRLDLKRHPELMVHLTPIHPEAACRALGDSNSCSSSQQHSPACEPSAPSCQKRSAASPEDSELPAGPSRTSPDPQGREASPARAKKVNPSVARGSSGGEAVNKAAAEGALPACGSCVNVCQEPEELDIHLIYLARRAALRGKKDQRESL from the exons GCCCCGCTCGTCCTCGCCGAGTCCggcccgcgccggggccgcgccgggcgcgCGCGGGGCCGAACGCAGCGCCCCCCTCAGGCCGTTGCGCTGCGGCCGTTGCGGCGACAGTCGGAGACAGATCGGGGCCATGGAGGAgctgccgctgcccgccggAATCAATGCCAGCACCTTCCCCGCCAAGCTGTGGGGCCTGGTGAACAGCCCCCGCGTCCGCTCCGTGcgctgggacagccaggcccagggcttgCTCATCGACCGCTTCCtcttcgagcgggagctgctcagcccggGCGGCGCCCACGGAGGGGGCGGccagggggcgggggcggccccggacTGCTTCAAAGCCACGCACTTTGGCAGTTTCGTGCGCCAGCTCAACTTGTACGGCTTCCAAAAGGTGCCGTCATGGCTTGGCTCAGCTGTGCCGGGCGATGCCGGGGCTCTGCTCCACTTTATGAACCCAAACTTCCGCCGCGATCGCCCCGAGCTCCTTCTCCACATCAAACGCCGGACCAGGGCCAACAGGCAGAGACTGGCCGCGGGGCTGGAGGTGCGTAGCCGCCAGCCCAGCCGCCTCCAGCGGCCCTCCACGGACCGGTCGctgcctgccttccccaccGGGCAGCCGCCCAGAGCCG ctcccttgcGCCAGAAGTGCGATGCTGCCTCACCTGAGgattcagagctgcctccaggcccttgcaggagaagtgcaggtgctcaggagagtgaggcttccccagcagctgccaagaaaGTCTGTGCCACCTCTGGACTTGTTGGGGCTGCACCAGTGGAACCATCAAGAGAGCTCATCCAGAGATTTAATCTCCGCAAGCTCACGGTTCCACTGGTTCGCCTGGACCTGAAACGCCATCCTGAGCTCATGGTTCACCTCACTCCAATCCACCCTGAAGCTGCTTGCAGGGCCCTGGGAGACAGCAACAGCTGCTcatcttctcagcagcacagcccagcctgcgaGCCATCAG ctccttcatGCCAGAAGCGCAGTGCTGCCTCACCTGAGGATTCAGAGCTACCTGCAGGCCCTTCCAGGACAAGTCCAGATCCTCAAGGGCGTGAAGCTTCCCCAGCACGTGCCAAGAAA gtcaaTCCTAGTGTTGCCCGTGGCTCTTCAGGAGGGGAGGCTGTGaacaaggctgcagcagagggagcttTGCCTGCTTGCGGGAGCTGTGTGAACGTTTGCCAGGAGCCCGAGGAGCTTG atATCCATCTGATCTACCTTGCCCGAAGGGCTGCCCTGCGTGGGAAGAAGGATCAGAGGGAGAGCCTGTGA